Proteins encoded in a region of the Paenibacillus pedocola genome:
- a CDS encoding response regulator, whose product MFKVVLADDETIALEGLRTLTDWEELGFEICGVCENGEEALTTVVECSPDLVITDIRMPGIDGLELIKQVRQLDMEQPLFIVLSGYGEFEYARTAIRYGVRHYLLKPVIEAEWEKALADITDELEKRVKHKNQQDMLANRLLPVAIARMLEGQWVEPEEQIAEQMDRLDETVSGWTYIHVEGPKSHITEICRKMAGAVGALFIDFPYDQAGLVVESSASTAELARRVYTELSRNSSVKGSVSIGPSVQSLRELTVSYMMAAGAAARHLFYSEASGPIDTAMDTCNQLSYNLPSTDLTEELLGAVERLQEQKALDQLKEMFRMFEVNRTAPEVVQMTSLDIMLKSMELVKEFGGKAEQWSDSFEFLKTEPKSLTVLEDMLRDLLNSCMEYIRRHKERGSDHPLVQVEYFLKDNYSRPLTVKEIAEHFYINPVYLGQAFIKKNSISILEYIHNLRIEQAKKRLIETGETVRKIAENVGYVHYHHFLREFEKRTALKPVAYRNQAGAEK is encoded by the coding sequence ATGTTTAAAGTGGTTTTAGCTGACGATGAAACAATTGCATTAGAGGGATTAAGAACATTAACCGATTGGGAGGAACTGGGCTTTGAAATCTGCGGAGTGTGCGAGAATGGGGAAGAAGCATTGACCACCGTTGTTGAATGCTCACCAGATCTTGTAATTACAGATATCCGCATGCCCGGCATTGATGGATTGGAGCTAATCAAGCAGGTACGCCAGCTGGATATGGAGCAGCCTCTATTCATCGTTCTCAGCGGTTACGGCGAGTTTGAATACGCACGGACAGCAATCCGTTATGGGGTGAGACACTACTTGCTGAAGCCTGTCATTGAAGCGGAATGGGAGAAGGCGCTTGCTGACATAACGGACGAGCTCGAAAAGCGTGTCAAGCACAAGAATCAGCAGGACATGCTTGCGAATCGGCTTCTTCCCGTTGCGATCGCCCGTATGCTTGAAGGGCAGTGGGTGGAGCCGGAAGAGCAGATTGCCGAGCAAATGGATCGTCTGGATGAGACCGTTTCAGGGTGGACTTATATCCATGTGGAGGGTCCAAAAAGTCATATCACGGAAATCTGCCGGAAGATGGCCGGGGCGGTCGGCGCCTTGTTTATTGATTTTCCATATGATCAGGCGGGGCTTGTCGTGGAGAGCTCAGCAAGTACAGCGGAGCTGGCACGGCGGGTATATACCGAGTTGTCACGGAACAGTAGCGTGAAAGGGTCCGTGAGCATCGGGCCGAGTGTGCAGTCTCTGCGTGAGCTGACCGTATCCTATATGATGGCTGCAGGGGCTGCCGCCCGCCATCTTTTTTATTCGGAAGCAAGCGGACCTATCGATACTGCCATGGATACATGTAACCAGCTTAGCTATAATCTTCCTTCCACAGATCTGACAGAGGAACTACTGGGCGCAGTGGAACGATTGCAGGAGCAGAAAGCCTTGGACCAATTGAAGGAAATGTTCAGAATGTTTGAAGTGAACAGAACCGCGCCTGAGGTTGTACAGATGACCAGCCTCGATATCATGCTGAAAAGTATGGAGCTAGTGAAGGAGTTCGGAGGGAAGGCTGAGCAGTGGAGTGATTCTTTTGAGTTTTTAAAAACCGAGCCCAAATCGCTTACAGTACTGGAAGACATGCTTAGGGATTTATTGAACTCATGTATGGAATATATCAGGCGGCATAAGGAACGCGGATCCGATCATCCGCTTGTACAGGTGGAATATTTCTTGAAGGACAATTATTCCAGACCTTTGACCGTAAAAGAAATTGCGGAGCATTTCTATATTAATCCGGTCTACCTGGGCCAGGCATTTATTAAAAAGAACAGTATCAGCATACTTGAATATATTCATAATTTGCGTATTGAACAAGCTAAGAAGCGGCTGATTGAAACGGGTGAGACCGTCAGGAAGATTGCAGAGAATGTGGGTTATGTTCATTACCATCATTTTTTAAGAGAGTTTGAAAAGCGGACCGCGCTGAAACCGGTCGCTTACCGCAACCAGGCCGGAGCTGAAAAATGA
- a CDS encoding endo-1,4-beta-xylanase, with amino-acid sequence MAQASSGFPALHEVFRDAFKIGAAVSMDVLSAQASFIAKHFNSITAENVMKPEEVQPQEGIYTFDAADRIFEFAEANKIAVRGHTLLWHNQTGEWMFRNSEGEPCTREQLLGRLQTHINAVVGRYRGKAYAWDVVNEAIEDKSDQYLRHTKWLEILGEDYLREAFEMAHQADPDALLFYNDYNETDPVKRDKIYKLVRNLLDQNTPIHGIGMQAHWNIYGPTIAEIRSALELYASLGLRIHITELDLSMFRFEDKRTDLKAPTVEMLKLQEERYAEIFAVLLEYRQVIDSVTFWGVADDYTWLDGFPVRGRKNWPFLFDVHQQPKASFGRLADLAASK; translated from the coding sequence ATGGCACAGGCAAGTAGCGGGTTCCCCGCATTGCATGAAGTGTTTCGGGACGCCTTCAAAATTGGCGCTGCGGTCAGCATGGACGTTTTATCTGCTCAAGCTTCTTTCATTGCTAAGCATTTCAACAGCATTACAGCCGAGAATGTGATGAAGCCGGAGGAAGTCCAGCCGCAAGAAGGAATCTATACATTTGATGCAGCCGACCGTATTTTTGAGTTCGCAGAAGCCAATAAAATTGCAGTCCGTGGCCATACGCTTCTTTGGCATAATCAGACAGGAGAGTGGATGTTCCGTAATTCAGAGGGTGAGCCATGCACCAGAGAACAGCTGCTCGGCCGTCTGCAAACCCATATCAACGCTGTTGTGGGCCGGTACCGCGGGAAGGCTTATGCCTGGGATGTGGTGAATGAAGCCATTGAGGATAAATCTGACCAATACTTGAGGCATACGAAATGGCTGGAGATCCTCGGAGAGGACTATCTCCGTGAGGCTTTTGAAATGGCCCATCAGGCCGACCCGGACGCCCTGCTGTTCTACAATGACTATAATGAGACCGATCCTGTCAAACGCGATAAAATTTATAAGCTGGTCCGAAATCTGCTCGACCAAAATACACCTATTCACGGGATAGGCATGCAGGCACACTGGAACATCTACGGCCCGACAATTGCCGAAATCCGCAGTGCGCTTGAGCTATATGCTTCACTTGGACTTAGAATCCACATTACCGAGCTCGATCTCTCCATGTTCCGGTTTGAAGACAAACGGACCGATTTGAAAGCGCCAACAGTTGAGATGCTGAAGCTTCAGGAAGAACGGTATGCGGAAATATTTGCTGTACTGCTGGAATACAGACAGGTCATTGATTCTGTTACTTTCTGGGGTGTAGCTGATGACTATACCTGGCTGGACGGTTTCCCGGTCCGCGGGCGTAAAAACTGGCCGTTTCTATTTGACGTACACCAGCAGCCCAAAGCTTCGTTCGGACGGCTTGCCGATCTGGCTGCTTCGAAATGA
- a CDS encoding glycoside hydrolase family 43 protein encodes MTFQLNQAIGKVPPNGNPLVANRYGADPYALVFGDRVYLYMTHDALEYDGSGAVKENTYSSINKIAVISSSDLVNWTDHGEIAVAGPDGAAKWATQSWAPAAVHKVMEGKDKFFLYFANNASGIGVLTSDSPVGPWVDPIGEALILRSTPGVEDVTWLFDPAVLVDDDGKGYIYFGGGVPEGEYAEPGTARVMMLGDDMTSVVGTAEVVPAPFMFEDAGIHKREGVYYYTYCSNFYDGERPEGSPPAGEIAYMTSDKPMGPWTYHETILKNPGHFFGVSGNNHHAIFQFHDEWYIAYHAQTLSKAQGIANGYRSTHLGRLFHNEDGSIQDVEADYKGVQQIQPLNPYQRVPAVTIGWSAGIMTEFEADAGERLVTDIDNGDWIGISGVDFGSNGAVAFSASIISLEGGGTIELHLDDPAGLLIGKLPVPAANVPVNPMELKTEVAGARGTRDLYLVFTGNTGTPLFKLVSWQFMQ; translated from the coding sequence ATGACATTTCAACTGAATCAGGCTATAGGGAAGGTTCCGCCTAACGGTAATCCGTTGGTTGCCAATCGATATGGGGCCGATCCGTATGCCCTGGTATTTGGAGACCGGGTCTATTTGTACATGACTCATGACGCGCTGGAGTATGACGGGAGCGGTGCAGTAAAAGAAAACACATATAGCAGTATCAATAAAATTGCGGTAATCTCCTCCAGTGATTTAGTCAACTGGACCGATCATGGTGAAATTGCGGTAGCCGGGCCGGATGGGGCGGCTAAGTGGGCTACCCAGTCTTGGGCGCCTGCAGCAGTCCACAAGGTGATGGAAGGCAAGGATAAATTCTTCCTGTATTTCGCCAATAATGCCAGCGGTATCGGCGTTCTGACGAGTGACAGTCCGGTGGGACCATGGGTTGACCCTATTGGTGAGGCACTTATTTTACGTTCCACTCCGGGAGTGGAGGATGTAACCTGGCTTTTCGACCCGGCGGTTCTGGTGGATGATGACGGCAAGGGTTACATCTATTTCGGAGGCGGGGTACCGGAAGGAGAATACGCGGAGCCCGGTACAGCACGGGTAATGATGCTGGGAGATGACATGACCAGCGTAGTGGGAACCGCGGAGGTTGTTCCCGCCCCGTTCATGTTCGAGGATGCCGGGATACATAAACGGGAAGGCGTCTACTACTATACCTATTGTTCAAATTTCTATGATGGGGAACGGCCGGAGGGCAGTCCTCCTGCGGGAGAGATTGCCTATATGACGAGCGACAAACCGATGGGACCCTGGACATATCATGAGACGATATTGAAGAATCCGGGACATTTTTTCGGAGTGTCAGGCAATAACCATCATGCCATTTTCCAATTTCATGATGAATGGTATATCGCCTATCACGCACAAACCTTGTCCAAAGCACAGGGAATTGCGAATGGCTACCGTTCGACGCATCTGGGCCGCCTTTTTCATAACGAGGACGGTTCTATTCAGGATGTTGAAGCAGATTATAAAGGTGTGCAGCAAATCCAACCTTTAAACCCTTATCAACGTGTACCGGCGGTGACGATAGGGTGGAGTGCAGGCATAATGACAGAATTCGAGGCAGACGCAGGAGAACGGCTTGTGACGGATATTGACAATGGTGACTGGATCGGGATATCCGGGGTCGATTTCGGAAGTAATGGTGCCGTAGCATTCAGTGCCTCTATTATTAGCCTTGAGGGCGGCGGTACGATTGAACTGCATCTGGATGATCCTGCAGGTCTGTTGATTGGCAAACTGCCTGTTCCTGCCGCTAACGTTCCGGTGAATCCAATGGAGTTAAAGACGGAGGTTGCCGGAGCCCGTGGGACCCGCGACCTGTACCTGGTGTTTACAGGTAATACAGGGACTCCATTATTCAAGCTTGTTTCATGGCAGTTCATGCAGTAG
- a CDS encoding glycoside hydrolase family 43 protein, whose product MNTATLTNPIMWADVPDVDVIRVGPAFYMVSTSMHSMPGCPIMKSVNLKDWEIVNYVFDTFEDNDAHQLLDGIGIYGKGSWAASLRYKDGVFYVCFSSNDMDRFYIYRTEDIEHGIWERSVIPGLHHDPGLLLDDNGRNYVIYGNGDIRIKELTEDLTAVKPGGTDQLLLEGDRRDIGLRIEGCHAYKLNGYYYLFFIEWPRTGNMRRRQICYRSREILGPYEREIILDDDLGFHNNGVAQGGIVDTPDHDWYAVLFQDHDAVGRVPCVLPVSWENDWPVIGMNSSVPRVVETKLPVAEPKPLVISDEFDYASNRLALNWQWNHNPDNGLWSVTERPGHLRLRTGQITDSILFARNTLTQRTEGPACSAETVVEISGMKLGDRAGLVALQNGFGTIRIAAGKPGQFSIDMCVNGGEGCEETVESIVFTGERVYLKVDFNFEDSLDQAHFFYSEDGSAWKPIGRTLHMKYTLDHFMGYRIGLFNYATNQSGGYADFDYFHYHRRN is encoded by the coding sequence GTGAATACCGCTACCCTAACCAATCCAATTATGTGGGCAGATGTTCCGGATGTTGACGTAATCCGGGTTGGCCCTGCATTCTATATGGTCAGCACAAGTATGCATTCCATGCCGGGCTGTCCAATTATGAAATCGGTTAACTTGAAAGATTGGGAAATTGTAAATTATGTATTTGATACCTTTGAGGATAATGATGCCCACCAGCTGCTGGACGGAATAGGTATTTATGGAAAGGGTTCTTGGGCGGCATCTCTCCGTTACAAGGACGGGGTATTCTACGTTTGTTTTTCATCCAATGACATGGACCGGTTCTATATCTACCGCACGGAGGATATCGAACATGGAATATGGGAGCGCTCGGTGATACCGGGACTTCACCATGACCCAGGCTTACTGCTGGATGACAACGGCCGTAATTATGTGATCTACGGTAATGGGGATATCCGTATTAAGGAGCTGACGGAAGATCTTACAGCTGTGAAGCCGGGTGGAACCGATCAGCTGCTGCTCGAAGGCGACCGGAGAGACATCGGTCTGCGGATCGAGGGCTGTCATGCGTATAAGCTGAACGGTTATTACTATCTGTTCTTTATTGAATGGCCGCGAACCGGAAATATGCGCAGACGTCAAATCTGCTACCGCTCGCGAGAGATTCTGGGTCCCTATGAACGGGAAATTATTCTGGATGATGATCTGGGCTTCCATAATAATGGTGTGGCGCAAGGAGGCATTGTCGATACCCCGGATCATGATTGGTATGCTGTGCTGTTCCAGGATCATGATGCTGTGGGGCGGGTTCCCTGCGTGCTTCCTGTGAGCTGGGAGAACGATTGGCCGGTTATCGGGATGAATAGCTCAGTTCCCCGAGTGGTTGAGACAAAGCTTCCTGTTGCGGAACCGAAGCCTCTGGTAATCAGCGATGAGTTCGACTATGCGTCCAACCGCCTGGCCCTGAACTGGCAGTGGAACCATAATCCTGACAATGGGCTGTGGTCTGTAACTGAGCGGCCCGGCCATCTGCGCCTCCGCACGGGTCAAATAACAGACAGCATTCTATTTGCACGCAATACGCTGACGCAGCGTACGGAAGGTCCGGCCTGCAGTGCGGAGACAGTGGTAGAAATTTCGGGAATGAAGCTCGGTGACCGGGCAGGATTGGTTGCCCTGCAGAATGGGTTTGGCACGATAAGGATTGCAGCCGGGAAGCCGGGACAGTTCAGCATTGATATGTGTGTTAACGGCGGCGAAGGCTGCGAGGAGACGGTGGAGAGTATCGTGTTTACCGGTGAACGGGTTTATCTCAAAGTTGACTTCAATTTTGAGGATAGCCTTGACCAGGCACATTTCTTCTATTCGGAAGACGGGTCTGCGTGGAAGCCAATCGGCCGGACGCTGCATATGAAATATACGCTGGATCATTTTATGGGTTATAGAATTGGACTGTTCAATTATGCGACTAATCAGTCCGGCGGTTATGCAGATTTCGATTATTTTCATTATCATAGACGGAATTAG
- a CDS encoding helix-turn-helix transcriptional regulator, with amino-acid sequence MPKIHYVEFDATHPDDFVFSIPEGHDAWLLVLTQTAALFEVNGELKEFPAHSVVLYPPKHTIYYRACSNKYVNDWVRFDADESYITETTLPVGVPFSLPDPGYCHQLFQLLTYEHTFQNDYRELSIDYLFRIIFNKLCEASQDKLSPQYYNLLNLRKTLYNNPGHPWTVSLMAEHLHISAGYLQTIYKSTFGISCMEDVIHCRIRLAKEKLGFGPHKIAEVATLCGYANVEHFCRQFRQLTGYSPKAYRETLAAKEPKIQAEP; translated from the coding sequence ATGCCCAAGATTCACTATGTCGAATTTGACGCTACTCATCCTGACGATTTTGTGTTCAGTATACCCGAGGGCCATGATGCCTGGCTTCTGGTGCTCACACAAACTGCGGCGTTGTTTGAAGTGAACGGAGAATTAAAAGAATTTCCGGCCCACTCCGTTGTTCTCTATCCTCCTAAGCACACTATCTATTACCGTGCTTGTTCCAATAAATACGTTAACGACTGGGTCCGTTTCGATGCGGACGAATCCTATATTACAGAAACCACTTTGCCTGTTGGTGTTCCCTTCTCGCTTCCAGACCCCGGCTATTGCCATCAGCTGTTTCAGCTGCTGACCTATGAGCATACTTTTCAGAATGACTACCGGGAGCTTTCCATTGACTACCTGTTTAGAATTATCTTCAATAAGCTGTGCGAAGCGTCCCAAGACAAGCTGAGCCCGCAATATTATAATCTTCTGAACTTGCGTAAGACTCTTTACAATAACCCCGGCCATCCTTGGACCGTTTCATTAATGGCTGAGCATCTGCATATCAGCGCAGGCTATCTGCAAACGATATACAAATCTACCTTCGGTATCTCCTGTATGGAGGATGTGATTCATTGCCGGATTCGGCTGGCCAAGGAAAAGCTTGGCTTTGGTCCGCATAAAATTGCCGAGGTCGCAACGCTTTGCGGTTATGCAAATGTAGAGCATTTCTGCAGACAGTTTCGGCAGCTTACGGGTTACTCCCCCAAGGCTTACCGGGAAACACTCGCCGCCAAAGAACCGAAGATTCAGGCAGAACCTTAG
- a CDS encoding carboxylesterase/lipase family protein: MLREVRVENGIVQGLPAADPRITSFKGIPFAAPPVAENRWRAPQPVQNWEGKLKAFEFAPISMQAPTVIDVNNIYTREWSVDPDLPMDEDCLYLNVWTPALSTDEKLPVFVWYFGGGLQVGHTAEMEFDGERIARRGIVVVTVNYRLNVFGFLSHPGITAESPDAPANFGHLDQQAGTQWVKRNIAAFGGDPDQITIGGQSAGGASVLSQLTSPQNEGLFQRAVIMSGLFTPLYPNNPMPPLDRPLRQAEEEGEAFFKFMGVSTLEEARRLDAVYIRDKMLEYGSFWGTVIDQVYCPGDPYNLFLKGQHHKVPVMLGNTASEFISVPGAGSVEEFRAMAVEMFGGEAEEYLKLCAVETRNLEEMLQKASVNNIEYAARVAIKASSDSGSGVPMYYYTFDAGIPGWDDPGTFHSVDLWFHFETLAKCWRPFVGKHYDLARQMCNYLSYFIGTGDPNGKDSTGEELPLWKPCTPEAPYGMVFADKSEFVEGPPVDIMQFLVGQYFKRNPIIDERGMNGNERE; the protein is encoded by the coding sequence ATGTTAAGAGAAGTGCGTGTAGAAAATGGTATAGTTCAAGGACTGCCGGCAGCGGATCCGCGGATTACCAGCTTTAAGGGGATTCCGTTTGCGGCCCCGCCTGTGGCGGAGAACCGCTGGCGTGCTCCACAGCCTGTCCAAAACTGGGAAGGAAAATTGAAAGCGTTTGAATTTGCCCCGATTTCAATGCAGGCCCCGACGGTCATTGATGTGAATAATATTTATACCCGCGAATGGTCGGTCGATCCGGATCTTCCGATGGATGAGGACTGTCTTTACCTGAATGTCTGGACACCGGCCCTCAGCACAGATGAGAAGCTCCCTGTCTTTGTATGGTATTTTGGCGGAGGACTTCAGGTTGGCCATACGGCTGAAATGGAGTTTGACGGCGAACGCATTGCCCGCAGGGGGATTGTTGTTGTGACCGTCAATTACCGGCTGAACGTGTTTGGCTTTCTGAGCCATCCCGGGATCACTGCCGAATCCCCCGATGCTCCAGCGAATTTCGGACATCTGGATCAGCAGGCAGGCACGCAATGGGTGAAGCGCAATATCGCTGCTTTTGGCGGAGACCCGGACCAGATTACAATAGGAGGACAATCGGCTGGCGGCGCAAGCGTGCTGAGCCAGCTGACCTCGCCGCAGAATGAAGGATTGTTTCAGCGGGCCGTGATTATGAGCGGCCTCTTTACTCCGCTGTATCCGAACAACCCCATGCCTCCGCTAGACCGTCCCCTCAGGCAGGCTGAGGAGGAGGGAGAAGCCTTCTTTAAATTTATGGGAGTGTCTACGCTGGAAGAGGCCCGCAGGCTGGATGCCGTATATATCCGCGATAAAATGCTGGAGTACGGCAGCTTCTGGGGAACGGTCATAGACCAGGTGTACTGTCCCGGCGATCCTTATAACCTTTTTTTGAAGGGGCAGCACCACAAAGTGCCGGTCATGCTTGGAAATACCGCTTCCGAATTTATCAGTGTTCCAGGCGCCGGCAGCGTAGAGGAATTCAGAGCCATGGCTGTAGAAATGTTTGGCGGGGAAGCCGAAGAATATCTTAAGCTATGTGCCGTAGAGACAAGAAATCTGGAGGAAATGCTCCAAAAGGCTTCCGTGAACAATATTGAATATGCGGCCCGCGTTGCCATTAAGGCGAGTAGTGATTCCGGCAGCGGTGTGCCGATGTACTATTACACATTTGATGCCGGCATTCCGGGCTGGGATGACCCCGGAACCTTCCATTCGGTGGATCTGTGGTTCCACTTCGAAACGCTGGCCAAATGCTGGCGGCCTTTTGTGGGCAAGCATTATGATCTGGCCCGCCAGATGTGCAATTATTTATCCTATTTCATTGGCACAGGCGATCCGAACGGCAAGGATTCTACTGGTGAGGAGCTGCCTCTATGGAAACCGTGTACGCCAGAAGCGCCTTACGGCATGGTTTTCGCCGACAAGTCAGAATTCGTGGAGGGGCCACCGGTCGATATTATGCAATTTCTGGTCGGGCAATATTTCAAGCGTAATCCAATCATAGATGAGAGGGGAATGAACGGAAATGAACGGGAGTAA
- a CDS encoding alpha/beta hydrolase: protein MNGSKQEYMMQTASAGYDKEREGIARGTIRTIEYPSRAVGNTRKAMVYTPPGYSPGQSYSVLYLLHGIGGDETEWYHHGKPQIILDNLYADQMLKPMIVVLPNGRAMRNDRAEGDLFAPDKIQAFETFESDLLHDLIPYIEANYPVLTDRMHRAIAGLSMGGGQSLNIGLNNLDRFAWIGAFSPAPNTKLPELLLPEPQKTAEQLSLLWLSCGDLDNLKNVSDRTHAYLSQHSVPHIWVEENGDHDWPVWKNGLYQFSKLIF from the coding sequence ATGAACGGGAGTAAGCAGGAATATATGATGCAGACAGCATCGGCCGGATATGACAAGGAGAGGGAGGGCATCGCCCGGGGAACGATCCGCACGATAGAATATCCTTCCAGAGCGGTAGGCAACACCCGGAAGGCGATGGTCTATACGCCGCCCGGCTATTCCCCCGGGCAGTCATACAGCGTCTTGTACCTGCTGCACGGGATCGGCGGAGATGAGACAGAATGGTATCATCACGGCAAGCCCCAGATCATTCTGGACAATCTGTACGCGGATCAGATGCTGAAGCCTATGATTGTTGTCCTTCCGAACGGGCGGGCAATGCGGAATGACCGGGCGGAAGGAGATCTATTTGCTCCCGACAAGATACAGGCCTTCGAAACCTTCGAATCAGATTTGCTTCATGATCTTATCCCTTATATTGAAGCGAATTATCCGGTCCTGACGGACAGGATGCACCGTGCCATTGCCGGATTATCCATGGGCGGAGGACAATCCCTGAATATCGGTCTGAACAATCTGGACCGTTTCGCCTGGATCGGAGCGTTCTCTCCGGCTCCCAATACGAAGCTGCCGGAGCTGTTGCTTCCAGAACCACAAAAGACTGCAGAGCAACTCAGTCTGCTCTGGTTATCATGCGGGGATCTGGACAATCTTAAGAATGTCAGCGACCGGACACATGCGTATTTGTCGCAGCATTCCGTGCCTCATATCTGGGTGGAGGAAAACGGCGACCATGACTGGCCCGTCTGGAAGAACGGCTTATATCAGTTCTCCAAGCTAATTTTTTAG
- a CDS encoding carbohydrate ABC transporter permease, with protein MSDHQTELAPIAKDNKSRFSKKIKMQVSPTDKMISAVIYVLFSLFAFICVYPFYSIIINTISANDLSAKGEIAFWPRGIHFQNYVDVFKIPGLWNAFVISLGRTVIGTLLTVGASAFLGFMFAQEDMWGKKFWYRFTIITMFFNAGIIPWYLTMRSLHLTNSFLAYVLPSIVAPFFIILVKTFVESTPKELQQAASIDGAGILTIFYKVILPISKPILATVAIFSAVNQWNSFQDTLLLVTDTKLYSLQFILYNYINQASSLSTMVNLQNAGSTAMASLSTKQTTTSIRMTVTIIVVAPILLVYPIFQRFFVKGIIIGAVKG; from the coding sequence ATGAGTGACCATCAGACAGAACTGGCGCCGATTGCCAAGGACAATAAGAGCCGCTTCTCCAAAAAAATAAAAATGCAGGTCAGTCCCACCGACAAAATGATTTCTGCTGTGATCTATGTCCTGTTTTCACTCTTTGCATTTATATGCGTATATCCGTTCTACTCCATCATCATCAATACCATAAGCGCCAACGATCTCAGCGCCAAAGGCGAAATTGCATTTTGGCCGAGGGGGATCCATTTCCAGAACTATGTTGACGTATTTAAAATACCGGGACTGTGGAATGCCTTTGTTATTTCTTTGGGGAGAACAGTCATAGGCACACTTTTGACGGTCGGGGCCTCCGCCTTTTTGGGATTCATGTTTGCCCAGGAGGATATGTGGGGGAAAAAATTCTGGTACCGGTTTACCATTATTACGATGTTCTTCAACGCTGGTATTATCCCCTGGTATCTGACCATGAGATCCCTGCACCTCACCAACAGTTTTCTGGCCTACGTACTGCCGTCCATCGTAGCTCCCTTTTTCATCATTCTTGTGAAGACATTTGTGGAATCCACGCCGAAGGAATTGCAGCAGGCAGCCAGTATTGATGGTGCCGGGATTCTAACGATCTTTTACAAGGTTATCCTGCCTATCAGCAAACCGATACTCGCGACAGTCGCCATATTCTCGGCAGTGAACCAGTGGAACTCGTTTCAGGATACGCTGCTGCTGGTTACAGACACCAAATTGTACAGTCTGCAGTTTATTCTGTATAACTACATCAATCAGGCCAGTTCCCTGTCCACCATGGTCAATCTGCAAAATGCCGGATCCACCGCCATGGCCAGTCTGTCCACCAAGCAAACCACCACATCCATCCGCATGACCGTTACTATCATTGTTGTCGCGCCTATTTTGCTCGTGTATCCAATTTTCCAGAGATTTTTCGTAAAAGGAATTATCATTGGTGCAGTCAAAGGTTAA
- a CDS encoding ABC transporter permease subunit, translated as MRSHSMRSNSILKFLYISPFMVLLAVFAYYPLYGWVYAFFDYMPPIPLSKAPFVGFKWFHSLVENQVKVDQLLQVIKNTFGISGLSILFSWLPMIFAIFLTEIKAVRFRKFIQTVTTLPNFISWVLVYSLAFSMFSSEGVVNGFLNQIGLIDSPVLFLQNSEHVWITMWIWITWKSLGWSAILYIAAIMGIDESLYEAAYVDGATRMQVIRHVVLPSMLPTYFVLLMLQIASFLNNGLEQYFVFQNAFNKDTIQVLDLYVYNLAMGGGSYSVSVAISMLKSLISVALLFSVNGLSKLLRGEGIV; from the coding sequence ATGCGTAGTCACAGCATGAGAAGCAATTCGATACTGAAATTTCTGTATATATCACCTTTTATGGTTTTACTGGCTGTCTTTGCATACTACCCGCTCTATGGATGGGTATATGCATTCTTTGATTATATGCCGCCGATTCCGCTGTCCAAAGCTCCATTTGTCGGTTTCAAATGGTTTCATTCCCTGGTAGAAAACCAGGTGAAGGTCGATCAGCTGCTTCAGGTTATCAAAAACACTTTTGGTATTAGCGGGCTGAGTATACTTTTCTCCTGGCTCCCCATGATCTTCGCCATTTTCCTGACAGAGATCAAAGCCGTCCGTTTCCGCAAATTCATCCAGACTGTAACTACCCTCCCGAACTTTATCAGCTGGGTACTGGTCTATTCCCTGGCATTTTCCATGTTCTCCAGTGAAGGTGTCGTCAACGGATTTTTGAACCAGATAGGGCTTATTGATTCTCCTGTACTCTTCCTTCAGAACTCGGAACATGTCTGGATTACAATGTGGATATGGATTACCTGGAAGTCACTGGGATGGTCGGCCATATTGTATATTGCGGCCATTATGGGGATTGATGAATCTCTGTATGAAGCTGCTTATGTAGACGGTGCTACAAGAATGCAGGTCATCCGGCATGTGGTTTTACCAAGTATGCTGCCGACCTATTTTGTGTTATTGATGCTCCAGATTGCCAGTTTCCTGAACAATGGATTGGAGCAATATTTTGTTTTCCAGAATGCCTTCAACAAAGACACCATTCAGGTATTGGATTTATATGTATACAACCTGGCGATGGGGGGCGGCAGCTATTCCGTTTCCGTTGCGATCAGTATGCTGAAAAGCCTGATTAGTGTTGCGCTGCTCTTTTCCGTAAACGGACTGTCCAAATTGTTAAGAGGAGAGGGCATCGTATGA